gtGCGGGTCTGTGATTGGCTGGGGGTGAGCTTTGGGGGCCTGTGATTGGCTGGGGGGCTTTGAGGGGCTGTGATTGGTTGGAGGTGGGCTTTGCAGGTCTGTgattggctgggggtgggctttGGGAGCCTGTGATTGGCTGGGGGGCTTCGAGGGGCTGTgattggctgggggtgggctttGGGGGTCTGTGATTGGCTGGGGGGCTTTGAGGGGCTGTGATTGGTTGGAGGTGGGCTTTGGGGGCCTGTGATTGGCTGAGGGTTTTTGACAGGGCTGTGATTGGCTGGGGGTGGGTTGTGCGGGTCTGTGATTGGCTAGGGGTGGGCTTTGGGGGGGTCTGTgattggctgggggtgggccGTGTGGGTCTGTgattggctgggggtgggctttgggggcctgtgattggctgggggtgggctttGGGGGCCTGTGATTGGCTAGGGGTGGGCTGTGCGGGTCTGTgattggctgggggtgggctttGGGGGCCTGTGATTGGCTGGGGGGCTTTGACAGAGCTGTGATTGGCTGGGGGTGAGCTGTGTGGGTCTGTGATTGGCTGGGGGGTGAGCTTTGGGTGGCCTGTGATTGGCTTGGGGGCTATGACAGGGCTGTGATTGGCTGGGGGTGGCCTGTGCGGGTCTATGATTGGCAGGGGGTGGGCTTTGGAGACCTGTGATTGGCTGGGGGGCTCTGACAGGGCTATGATTGGTTGGGGGTGGGCTTTGGGGGGGCCTGAGATTGGCTGGGGGTGGTCCGGGCTGGGGCTGTGATTGGCTGGGGGACTTCAACAGGGATGTGATTGGCCAGGGATGGTCCAGGCTGGGGCTGTGATTGGCCGGGGGTGGGCTGTGCAGGGCAGTGATTGGCTGGGGGGAGTTGGCGGGGCTGAgattggctgggggtgggctgtgggggtctgtgattggctgggggtgggctttGGGAGCCTGATTGGCTGGGGGGATTTGCGGGGCTGTGATTGGCCGGGGATGGGCTTTGGGGGCCTGTGATTGGCTGCCGGGGGGTGGGTGGcggctagagagagagacagagacagagagacagagacagaaagagagacagagagaaccgAAGCAGGGCACTGACCGACCGGCTCCCGGACTTTAATCTGGACGCGGATCCTCCTCCGGGCGGGATGAGGAATTCCGGGCGGGATCGGCGCTTCCGGGTGGAATCAGGACTTCCGGGCAAAAATCGGAGTTTCCGGGCGGGAAGAGGGCTTCCGGGCGAGATGGGATTCTCCGGGCGGGATGAGTGCTTTCGGGCGAGATCGGAGTTCCCGGAAGGGATTGGGGCTTTTGGGCGGGAGCGGAATTTCCGGGTGGAATCGGCACTTCCGGGCAAAAATCAGAGTTTCCGGGAGGGATGGGTCTTTCCGGGTGGGAAGAGGGCTTCCGAGCGAGATGGGAATTGGGACTTCCGGGCGAGATTGGCGTTTTCGGGCAGGGTGAGGGCTTCCGGAAGAAATCGGAATTTCCAGGAAGGATCGGGGCTTCCGGGTGAGATCGGAATTTCCGGGTGGAATCAGAACTTCCGGGCAAAAATCAGAGTTTCCGGGAGGGATGGGTCtttctgggagggaagagggcttCCGAGCTTCCCGGCGAGATGGGAATATCCGGGAGGGATCGGGACTTTTGGGTGGGATCGGAGTTTCCCGGCAGGGTGGGGGCTTCCGGGAGAGATCAGAATATCCAGGGAGGATCGGGGCTTCCAGGCGAGATGAGAGTTTCCGGGTGGGATGAGCGCTTCCGGGCAAGATCGGAGTTCCCAGAAGGGATCGGGACTTCCGGGCGGGAGTGGAACTTCCGGGTGGAATCGGCACTTCCGGGCAAAAATCAGAGTTTCCGGGAGGGATGGGTCTTTCCGGGCGGGAAGAGGGCTTCCGAGCTTCCCGGCGAGATGGGAATCTCCGGGAGGGATCGGGACTTCCGGGCGAGATCGGAGTTTCCGGGAGGGATCGAGACTTTTGGGCGGGAGCGGAGTTTCTGGGCAGGGtgaggccttctgggagagattggAATATCCAGGAAGGATCGGGGCTTCCGGGCGGGATGAGCGCTTCTGGGCGAGATCAGAGTTCCCAGAAGGGATCGGGACTGCTGGGCGGGAGCGGAGATTCTGGGTGGAATCGGCACTTCCGGGCAAAAATCAGAGTTTCCGGGAGGGATGGGTCTCTCTGGGCGGGAAGAGGGCTTCCGAGCTTCCCGGCGAGATGGGAATCTCCGGGAGGGATCGGGACTTTTGGGCGGGATCGGAGTTTCTGGGCAGGGTGAGGGCTTCTGGGAGAGATCGGAATATCTGGGAAGGATTGGGGCTTCTGCGCGAGATGAGAGTTTCCAGGCGGGATGAGCGCTTCCGGGCGAGATTGGAATTTCCGGGTGGAATCGGCACTTCCGGGCAAAAATCAGAGTTTCCGGGAGGGACGGGTCTTTCCGGGTGGTAAGAGGACTTCCGAGCTTCCCGGCGAGATGGGAATCTCTGAGTGGGATCGGGACTTTTGGTGGGATCAGAGTTTCCGGGAGGGATGGGACTTTTGGGTGGGAGCGGAATTTCCGGGTGGAATCGGCACTTCCGGGCAAAAATCAGAGTTTCCAGGAGGGATGGGTCTTTCCGGGTGGGAAGACGGCTTCCGAGCTTCCCGGAGAGATGGGAATCTCCGGGAGGGATCGGGACTTTTGGGTGGGATCGGAGTTTCCGGGCAGGGTGACGGCTTCCGGGAGAGATCGGAATATCCGGGAAGGATCGCGGCTTCAGGGCGAGATGAGAACTTCCGGGCGAGATCGGAGTTCCCGGAAGGGATCGGGACTTCCGGGCGGGATCAGAGTTTCCGGGCAGGGTGACGGCTTCCGGGAGAGATCGGAATATCCGGGAAGGATCGGGGCGTCAGGGCGAGATGAGAACTTCCGGGCGAGATCGGAGTTCCCGGAAGGGATCGGGACTTCCGGGCGGGAGCGGAGTTTCCGGGCGGGATGAGGCCTTCCGGGCGGGACGGGGTGAGATGCGAGTTTCCGGGCGGGATGAGCGCTTCCGGGCGAGATCGGAGTTCCCGGAAGGGATCGGGCCTTCCGGGCGGGATCAGGGTTTCCGGGCGGGACGGGGCCTCCCGTCGGGAGCGTCGCAGAAGGGAACGTTTTCGACGAGCAGATCCTTCCTGGGGACCAGGCCTGCGGGGGaccgggcgctcagcacagcgctccgcggGGACCCCCGCGCCTCCCGCCCCTtccgtggcggcggcggcgtactggacgccccggccccgccgcccgcctCCTCCCGGAGGCTTCCCAGACTTACGGAGGATGCCCGTGCCGCTGTGGACCACTTGGACTACCGACCTCCTCAGCAGCgtctccacctcccggcccgtCGCCACCAGCTGCGagggggggaaaccgaggcccggatcgaaaaaaaatgaggatggcatcttttattaagcgcttactatgtgcccagcactgttctaagcgccggggaggctacggggtgatggggtggtcccccggggggctcccggtcttcatccccattttccaggtgagggaactgaggcccggagcagggaagcgactcgcccggagtcgcccagctgacggctggcggggccgggattcgaacccgggacctcggactccaaagccggggctcctcccactgagccccgctgcttctcaagtttggggagggggggggtcggGCCGGACGCCGTGCTGAGCGCCGGGGgctcagtaataattatgataataataataataataataataatagtaatagcgatAATCCTAATAACGGTGggatttcttcagcgcttactacgggccggacgccatactaagcactgggacggggggggggggggtaataaTCGTAACagcggcatttgttaggcgcttactacgggccggatgctgtactaagcgctggggagtaatGATCAGAATCATCACAGTGGGATTTGGGAAGGGcttatgcgcttagaacagtaagcgcttaataaatgccatcattattattatcattattattaataataatcattataatataataatattatattaataatattatattattataatattatattacaattattatataataaaatatcGTTATATATagtgtattatattatatgtattatattatatattaatatatatatgcattatatGTGATGATGTTATAtcatatagtaattattatgatataatattatatcaatatataatataatatcatataatataatatcattgTATACAATGCattatattacatattaatataatatataatataatgcattatatgtaatgatattatgatattatgataatgatatgtAATGATATTATATTGTATAGTAATTATTAcgatatgataatataatattaataacattatattttattttagactgtgagcccactatcgggtagggactgtctctatgtgatgccaatttgtacttcccaagcgcttagtacagtgctctgcacatagtaagcgctcaataaatacgattgattgattgattatattatattatattataaaaaataatattATTACATGTAGTGcattatatgatatattatattaatacataatataatgttattgtattgtaatgtaattatattataattatatcacAATACaactaataatatataattaattaatgattaataatatatgatgataattataacgattactattaataatattatattatattataattattatataaaataccattgttttatataatgtattatataatatatcatattaacatatgatataatattattatattataatgtaattatattctaattatattataatgtaattaataatatataattaattaataagtaataatatgtaatagtaataatgataatgataataattaataataataataacaataatggcatttattaagcgcttactacgtgcaaagcattattattattaccgcaggcCGGATGccgcactaagcactgtgcttcATAATCACAACAACGACAGCGGTGttcgggaagcgcttactacgggccggctgctgttctgagcgctgcgttAATGATCgtcacaataatagtggtattcgttaggcgcttactacgggccggacgccgtactaagcgctaattaATCACCAGAATAATCACGGTGGggtttgtgaagcgtttactataggCCGGACGCCGTACTAAGCGTCAtggttaataatcataataataatagcggtatttgttaagcgcttactaagggccgGACACCgcactaatcaatcgtatttattgagcgcttactatgtgcagagcactgtactaagcgccgggggagatcgcAATTGATAACTGCGGtgtttggtaagcccttactacgtgccagacactgtactaagcgctgggggagatgatgataatgatgatgatgacaataacgaCTGTggtatcacacagtaagcgctcaataaatacgactgattggttgatcgattaggtgcttactaggtgccaggcactgtactaaaccctgggggtgataataataataatgacaatgataatgatgacaataatgactgtggtatcacacagtaagcgctcaataaatacgactgattgattggttgattgatcaggtgcttactaggtgccaggcactgtactaagcatcggcggagataataataatcataatattaataataacaacaacaggggtacttcttaagcacttcctgcttgccgccggacactgtactaagtgccgggggagatgatactaataaataataatgaatgacaataataatcattgtggtgtttcttaggtgcttactaggtgccaggcactgtactaagccctgggggtggtgataataataatgataataataataataataataatgataataataataataacaatcacaacaataataataatagtggtatttcctaagcgcttactatgtgccagacacagtattcggcactggggtagatgatgataacaataataataataataataataatgacagtaataatgacaataataatcactgtggtgtttcttaggtgcttactaggtgccaggcactgtactaagccctgggggtgatggtaataataataataacaatgacaatagcaataataataatagtggtatttgctaagcacttactatgtgcccgacataGTATTTGGCACTgtggtagatgataataataataataataataataataataataatgataatcactgtggtattgcttgggtgcttactaggtgccaggcactgtactaagccctgggggtgatggtaataataataataacaatgacaataacaataataataatagtggtatttgctaagcgcttactatgtgctagacatgatactcagcactggagtagatgataataataataataacaacaataatgataataataacatggaGATGGGTTTCTTGGtccggggggagggagagcggggttCGGGTGCCCATTTTActaagggggaaactgaggcagggagcagCCATTTGGCCTAAGTGAGGCCGGGGGGGAGCCCAGGGAAGGGCGGGGGCCGGGTTCGAATTCAGTCACCTGCTGGATCTTCTCGGGGGACGTCTCGCCTCGGTGGTTTCGGAATTCCTCATTGATCTTCAGTCTTGCGGCTGGAGACgcggagagacacggagagacggTGAGAGACAAAAAAACAGAAGtaagagagacaaggaaatagggggagagacggagagagaatgagagagacaaaaacagaggcagagacaaggaactaggtggagagacaagagacagagagatcagagagacaaataaacagaggcagagagagacaaggaaacaGACGGAGAGACGAGAGATAGAGACGGAGAGACAAAAAACAGAGGcgagagacaaggaaatagacagagagacaaaaaaacagaggcgagagacaaggaaatagacagagacaatgagagacagagagagaatcagagagacaaAAATCAGAGGCcaagagacaaggaaatagacagagagacaacgagagacagagagagagatcagagagacaaaaaacagaggcagagacaaggaaatagacagAGACAAcgggagatagagacagagagacaaaaaaccgaggcaagagagacaaggaaatagacagagacaatgagagacagaaagagaatcagagagataaaaacagaggcagagaggggcaaggAAATAGACAGAGACAATGAGatagagagagatcagagagacaaaaaacagaggcagagacaaggaaatagatggagagacgagagacagagagcatcagagagacaaaaaacagaggcagagacaaggaaatagatggagagacaagaggcagagataaTCAGacaaaaacagaggcagagacaaggaaatagacggagagacaatgagagacagagagagagatcagagagacaaaagacagaggcagagagacaaggaaatagacagagagacaatgagagacagagagagaatcagagagacaaaaaacagaggccaagagagacaaggaaataggTGGAGAGacaacgagagacagagagagatcagagagacaaaaaacagagacagagacaaggaaatagacgGAGAGacaacgagagacagagagagatcagagagacaaaaaacagaggccaagagagacaaggaaatagacagagagacaacgagaggcagagagagatcagagagacaaaaaacagaggcagagacaaggaaatagagagacgagagacagacagagagatcagagagacaaaaaacagaggcagagagagacaaggaaatagacagAGAGacgatgagagacagagagagaatcagagagacaaaaaacagaggccaagagagacaaggaaatagatggagaggcaacgagagacagagagagatcagagagacaaaaaacagaggcagagagagacaaggaaacagacagagagacaatgagagacagtgagagaatcagagagacaaaaaacagaggccaagagagacaaggaaatagacgGAGAGgcaacgagagacagagagagatcagagagacaaaaaacagaggcagagacaaggaaatagacgGAGAGAcaacaagagacagagagagatcagagagacaaaagacagaggcagagagagacaaggaaatagacagagagacactcagagacagagagagaatcagagagacaaaaaacagaggccaagagagacaaggaaatagatggaAAGgcaacgagagacagagagatcagagagacaaaaaacagaggcagagagagacaaggcTGGAGACGcggagagacatggagagatggtgagagacggggagagacaaaAAAAGAGAGGTAAGAGAGACAGGGAAATAGgcggagagacagagaatcagaGAGACATAAACAAAGGCAGAGACAAGGAACTAggtggagagacaagagacagagagagagatcagagagacaaataaacagaggcagagagagacaaggaaatagacgGAGAGACAACGAGagatagagagatggagagacaaaaaCAGAGGcgagagacaaggaaatagacagagagacaaaaaaaCAGGCGAGAGACAAGTAAATAGACAGAgacaatgagagacagagagagaaccaGAGAGACAAAAATCAGAGGCcaagagacaaggaaatagacagagagacaacgagagacagagagatcagagagacaaaaaacagaggcagagacaaggaaatagacagAGACAAtgggagatagagacagagagacaaaaaacagaggcaagagagacaaggaaacagacagagacaatgagagacagaaagagaatcagagagataaaaacagaggcagagaggggcaaggaaatagacagagagacaatgagataga
The sequence above is a segment of the Tachyglossus aculeatus isolate mTacAcu1 unplaced genomic scaffold, mTacAcu1.pri scaffold_131_arrow_ctg1, whole genome shotgun sequence genome. Coding sequences within it:
- the LYRM7 gene encoding complex III assembly factor LYRM7; the encoded protein is MAPGALPVGAAMGSQARGQVLRLFKALHRARRDVFADDAVALRAARLKINEEFRNHRGETSPEKIQQLVATGREVETLLRRSVVQVVHSGTGILRLVPRKDLLVENVPFCDAPDGRPRPARKP